The following DNA comes from Acidobacteriota bacterium.
CAGAACGTCTACCTCAGGAACCGGCGCGGCCTCCTCCTCGACGGCTCGGGGGCCGTGATCCCCGACGAGGATCCGCAGAAGTGGCAGAGGGCGGTGCACCTGAAGGACATCCACCTCGAGAAGGGGATGCAGTGCATCGACTGCCACACGCACCAGGACATGCACGGCGACGGCAACATCTACGCGCAGATGACCGACGCCATCGAGATCAAGTGCGAGGACTGCCACGGCACCGTGCGCGAGCGCGCCACGCTGATCACGTCGGGCCCGCCCGGAGGCAATGACCTCAGGAACGCGCGCACCCCCTTCGGCAAGCCGCAGTTCCAGGTCCGCGGCGGCAAGGTCTACCAGAACTCGCGGATGTCGAAGGACGTGAAGTGGGAGGTCCCGCAGATCGCCGACTCGGTCGATCCCTCGAGCCCCTCGTACAACCCGAAGTCGGCGCGCGCGAAGACGATGCAGGTCGGCGGCGCGTGGGGGAAGGAGATCGCGGCCGACACGAAGCTGGCGCACGATCCCGGCAAGCTCGAGTGCTTCGCCTGCCACTCCGCGTGGAACACCAACTGCTACGGCTGCCATCTCCCGATCGAGACGAACGTGAGGACGGCGGAGAACCACTACACCAACAAGGACTCCCGCGCCTACGCCCCGTACAACCAGCAGGGGATCAAGTACGACTCGTTCCTGCTCGGCGTCGGGACCACCGACAAGGGGAACAAGATCACGCCGATGCGCTCGGCGTCGGCCGTCGTCGTCTCGGCGAAGGACCGGAACCGGAACACGTTCATCCACCAGCAGCCCACCGTCTCGACCCCGGGCTTCTCCGGGTACGGCGTTACCCCCAACCCGCCGCACACCGTGAGGCTCAAGGAGACGAAGCGCTGCACCGACTGCCACCTGTCGGCGGCGAACGACAACAACGCCGTCATCTCGACGCTCCTGGGCATCGGCTCGAACGGCGCCGCCTTCATCGGCGACTACGCCTTCATCGCGGAGAACGGCAAGGGAGTGCGGGGCGTGCGCGTCGCCCACGGCGACGAGCCGCAGCCGGTCATCGGCAGCCACTACGACTCCGTCCTGAACCCGGACTCCTTCCGTGAGTTCGTGGCGAACGGGCGCCGCCTCGACACGTCGTACGCCCATCACGCGCCGCGCGTGAGGAGCGTCCAGGCGCGGGGCGAGTACCTGTACTCCGCCGAGGGGAAGGACGGCCTGAGGATCTACGACATCGCCGCGATCGACAACAAGAGCGTCGCGCAGCGCATCGTGCTGAACCCGAACTCGCGCCTCGGCCAGGACACGACCCTCAAGACCGAGAACGCGACGTGGGTGCACCTCCCGTCGGTCCTGCCGATGAACCTCGACCGGAAGTCCGCTCCCGCGAACCAGGAGCAGCGACCCCACCCTCTCTTCCGCTACGCCCTGGTCACCGACGCCACCGAGGGGCTCATCCTCGCCGACGTCAACACCTTCACCGACGGCGATCCGGCCAACAACTACGTCCGCCGCGCCGTGACCTTCAACCCGGGTCGGAAGCTCGACGGGGCGATGATGGTGAAGACCGCGGGGAACATCGCCTACGTCGTCTCGGCGAAGACGGGGCTCCATGCCGTCGATCTCAGCGATCCCCTCAAGCCGAAGATCGCCTGGAGCTCGCGGCCCGCGCACCTCCATTCGGCGAAGGCGATCGCCATCCAGTTCCGCTACCTCTTCGTCCTCGAGGCGAGCGGCGTGAAGGTCTACGACATCACGAACCCCATCGAGCCGCAGCTCGTCCCGGAGGGGTTCATCCCCGTGAAGGACGCGCGAGGCATCGTGATCTTCAGGACGTGGGCGATCATCGCCGCGGGGGCGCAGGGGATCGCGCTCGTGGACGTCGAGAACCCCGAGAAACCCGGACCGCCGACCTTCTTCGACGCGTCGGGGGTGATGGACGACGCGACCGCCGTCACGGTCGGCTCCACGTACGCCTCGACGTTCGCCTACGTCGGCGACGGGAAGAACGGGCTCCGCGTGGTCCGGCTCATCGAGCCCCCCGACACCCCGGGACACCTCGGGTTCTCCCCCGTCCCGACGCCGGCGCTGATCGCGACGCTGCCGACGCGCGGCACCGTCGTCGCCGTCTCGGAGGGGCAGCCCCGCGATCGGAGCGTGGACGAGAGCGGCAACCAGATCGCGGTCGGCAACAGGCTGGGCTCGCGCCCCTTCAACCGGCACGAGATGGACTCGATCCTCTTCTCCAACGGCCAGCTCCTCAAGGTGGACGACAACGCGCCATGAGAACGGCCCGCGGCGCCGCCGCGCTCATCGCCCTGCTCCTGTTCGCCGTCTCCCCCGCGCCCGCCGGCAAGATCGTCGGGCCCAACGACTGCCTGCAGTGCCACGACCACCAGGCCCAGGCAGCCGCGCTCCAGAAGCACCCCCACTGGCGCAGCCTCGACGTCTTCGAGGGGAAGAAGGCGAAGGAGTTCCTCGGCAAGCTCAACATCAAGGATCCCTACAGCGAGTTCTGCACCGGCTGCCACGCCACCGTCGTCGACGGATCCCCCGACTTCGGCGTGTCGTGCGAGAGCTGCCATGGCGGGGCGTCGGAGTTCCTCAAGCCGCACCAGAAGAAGGGCTCGTACGAGCAGGCGATCTCGCTCGGCATGCTCCGCACGAAGGATCTCGCCGTGCGCGCGAAGAACTGCGCGGGCTGTCACGTGGTCACCGACAAGAGGATCCTGTCCGCGGGGCATCCGAACGGCTCGGCCTTCGACATCGTCGAGGGGAGCAAGAAGGTCCAGCACTGGCAGGAATCGGCGACGCCGGATCAGATGAAGACGGCGTGGGCCGCCGCGGTCGCGGACCGCGGCGGGATCGTCGTGGCCCAGGCCATGCCCGCCGCCGCGTCGCCGGCGCCCCCGCCCCCGGCGGCCGCCCCGTCGAAGAGCGCCCCGGCCACGACGTCGGCCCCGCATTCCGCCACGCCGCAGCCGGCCGCCGCGGCCCCGGTTCCCCTCCCCGCAGCCCCCGCGGGCGGCGCCGCGAAGCCTCCGGAGAGCAGGCCGGCGGAGCCGGCTCCCTCCGAGCCGAAGCAGGCGACCTCTCCGGCCGCGGCCGCCTCCGTCTCCCTTCCCCCGGACGACGTCTGGACGGCCGACATGACCGCGCTCGACTCGGTCGCATCCCTCCAGGCGCGGCTCATCCTGGTGCTCAACAAGCTGATCGCCGAGTCGGGGGGGGCCCGCGTCGACCCCGGGCCTCCGGAGCCCGCGTCCGCGACGGCGGCGAGCGCGGAGGCGCGGCTGATCGATCTCCAGCGGCGCGTCCTGGCTCTCCAGCGAAAACTCCTCGCGCCGCCGGGAAAGTAGGGCCGCGATGCAGAAGTTCAGCAAGGCGCTCGGCGTCTACGAGGAGGTCCCGCCCCCGTCCCTCGAGGAGCTCGGCACCTACCCCGTCCTCCGCGGCTACGACGCCGCGCTCCTGAAGCGCATCCAGCCCCACACCCTCCTCATGAAGGTCGAGAAGGGCGACCTGATCCTGCGCGAGGGGGAGTACGGCGACTCGGCGTATTACATCGTCGACGGGACGGTCGAGGTCGTCCTCCCCCAGTCGATGAAGCGCCGGCCGACGCTGGAGATCCCCACCCGGCCGACGCGACGGAAGGGGTCGCCGGTCGCGGAGCGCGCCGAGTCGATCCTCGACGAGCGCAAGGTCTCCCCCGGCGCCGGCCAGATGCCGGGGAGGCCCATCCGCGGCGACACGGTGATCCTCACGACGCTCCCCGCGGACATCGTGGGCACGGACCGGATCCTCCTCGCGAAGGGGGAGATCTTCGGCGAGATCTCCGCCCTCTCGCGCTACCCGCAGAGCGCCAACGTCGTCGCGCACACCGACTGCGTGATCCTCCAGATCCGCGTGCAGGCGCTGCGGATGATCCAGAAGAAGTCGCCCGAGTTCAAGGAGTTCGTGGATCAGCGCTACCGCCAGCGCTCCCTCTCGAACCACCTCATGAACGTCCGCCTCTTCGCGGACTGCGACGCGACGTTCATCAAGGAGCTGACGCAGCGGGTGCAGCTCCTCTCGTTCGAGCCCGGCGAGTCGATCGTCCGGCAGGGAGATCCCGCCGACGCCTTCTTCCTCGTCCGGAGCGGCTTCGTGAAGGTGTCGCAGAGGGTCGGCGAGGTCGACCTCACGATCTCGTACGTCGCGAAGGGGGAGTACTGCGGGGAGATCGCGCTCCTCTTCGACGAGCCGTGGATGTTCTCCCTCACCGCGTACGACCACGCCGACATCGTGAAGGTGTCGCGCGAGGACTTCCAGCGGATGATGAAGGACCATCCCGCCATCGAGCGCGAGGTCTGGGAGGTGACGGTCTCACGGCTCAAGGATCGCGGGCGCGTGGCGCGCACCCCCGGGGCGTCGGCCTTCCTCCAGATGGCCCTCGACGAGGGGCTCATCCACGGGAACAGCATCCTCCTCATCGACCTCGACACCTGCACGCGGTGCGACGACTGCGTGAGGGGGTGCCAGTCCACCCACGAGGGGACGCCGCGCTTCATCCGCGAGGGGACCAAGTACCAGAACTTCCTCATCCCGACCGCGTGCTACCACTGCACCGACCCGGTCTGCATGATCGGCTGCCCCACGGGAGCCATCACCCGCGTCGGCGCGGGGCTCCAGGTGGCGATCTCCGACGCCTGCATCGGCTGCGGGAACTGTGCGAACCGCTGCCCCTGGGGGAACATCATCCCGGTCCCCGAGACGAAGGAGGGGAAGCTCGTCAACATCTCGACGAAGTGCGATCTCTGCGAGGCGCACGACGGCCGGCCCGCGTGCGTCTACAACTGCCCGAACGGATCCGCGATGCGCATCTCGTTCAAGGACCTCGACACGATCATGGGGCAGATCGAATCGTGAGCGCCACGGGAAGCCTCCCGCGCGTCCGAGTCCACCACAGCCACTGGAACCGGCCGAAATCGCGCCGGTGGTTCCTCGCCTTTCTCGGCGCGGCGGGCGCGACCGTCCTCACCTGGCTCCTCGCCGGGTGGTCCGGCCGCCTCACCCCCTCCCGGGGCGCCGGGCTCGCCTTCGGCGTCGTGTCGGCGGCCCTGCTCGTCGCGTGCATGGCGCTCAGCGCGAGGAAGCGCTTCAAGGAGCGCCCGCTCGGGGCGACGAAGCACTGGCTCCAGTTCCACATGTACGGGGGGACGCTGTGCCTGCTCTTCTTCTTCATGCACACGGGATTCTCCCTCCCCTCGGGGCTGCAGACGTGGCTCCTCTTCACGCTCATGATCTTCGTCTCCCTGAGCGGGCTCGCCGGCACGTGGCTCCAGAAGTGGATCCCTCACGCGCTGGCCCGCGGCCTCCAGGTCGAGGCGATCTACGAGCGGATTCCGGAGCTGGTCGATCGACTGCGCGCCGAGGCCGAGGAGATCGTCAAGGGGGGATCGCAGACGCTCGTGGACTTCCACCGGTCCGAGCTGGCGCCGTCCCTCGCCCGCCCCCAGCCGGGCTTCGGATTCCTCTTCGACGCGACGGGGGGGCGCATCGGCCAGATGATCGTCTTCACGCACGTCGCGGCGCGGCTGCCGGCCCCGGAAAAAGAGAAGCTCACCGATCTCCGGCAGATCCTGCTCGAGAAGAACAACCTCGACGCGCAGCTCAGCCTCCAGCGCATTCTCCGCATCTGGCTCTACCTCCACGTCCCCGCCTCCGCCCTCCTCCTGGCCCTCGTCCTCGCGCACGTCGGCGCGTGGATCTATTACTGAGCCATGGCGAGGAAACCGACCTTCGGCACGCCCCACCAGAGCAAGAGCTACATCTCTCCCTCGAAGCGCCGGGGGCGATTCCTCGCGTGCTGGATCGGGGTGGGGCTGGTCGCCCTCGCCGTCGCGGGCGACGCGCTGACGTCGAAGAGCCTTCTCGTCTCCCCCGGCTCTCTCTCGAGGAACCACCTCCTTCCGCCGGGCCACGCGGCCACGGTCCAGGACTGCGCGCGATGCCACGATCCCTTCTCCGCCCCGACCGACGCGAAATGCGTCGGCTGCCACGAGCCGCGCGCGGCGGTGAGCCGCTTCGCCAACCGCGCGCACGCGGAGCAGATCCAGGACGCCGACCGCGGCACCACCGGGGCGAAGCACCCGGCCTCGCCTCCCCGGTGCATCGAGTGCCACACCGAGCACCAGGGTCGTGAGACGAAGATCGCAGCGGTCTCGACCTCCGACTGCCGGCGCTGCCACGGGTTCCGGTCGCTCGGCTCGGGGCACCCCGAGTTCGGCATCCTGAGGCTGAAGCGCCCCGATGCCCCGGGCATCCAGTTCAACCACAAGCGCCACCTCGAGGAGCTGGCGAAGAAGGGACAGCAGGCGCCGCAGGCCTGCGAGGCGTGCCACAGGGCCAACCCCGGGCGCGCGGGATTCACGGCCATCTCGTTCGATCGCGACTGCGCCTCGTGCCACTACGCCGAGAAGGGGAACACCATCGGCCGCACCGACCCGCTCCCCCCCGAGATGGTCGTGACGGTCGACGCGATCGCGGCGTCGGATCCGGGCGCGGCGTGGGCGCGTGACTACCGGGACGATT
Coding sequences within:
- a CDS encoding cyclic nucleotide-binding domain-containing protein; translation: MQKFSKALGVYEEVPPPSLEELGTYPVLRGYDAALLKRIQPHTLLMKVEKGDLILREGEYGDSAYYIVDGTVEVVLPQSMKRRPTLEIPTRPTRRKGSPVAERAESILDERKVSPGAGQMPGRPIRGDTVILTTLPADIVGTDRILLAKGEIFGEISALSRYPQSANVVAHTDCVILQIRVQALRMIQKKSPEFKEFVDQRYRQRSLSNHLMNVRLFADCDATFIKELTQRVQLLSFEPGESIVRQGDPADAFFLVRSGFVKVSQRVGEVDLTISYVAKGEYCGEIALLFDEPWMFSLTAYDHADIVKVSREDFQRMMKDHPAIEREVWEVTVSRLKDRGRVARTPGASAFLQMALDEGLIHGNSILLIDLDTCTRCDDCVRGCQSTHEGTPRFIREGTKYQNFLIPTACYHCTDPVCMIGCPTGAITRVGAGLQVAISDACIGCGNCANRCPWGNIIPVPETKEGKLVNISTKCDLCEAHDGRPACVYNCPNGSAMRISFKDLDTIMGQIES